The following coding sequences lie in one Sinorhizobium fredii USDA 257 genomic window:
- a CDS encoding endonuclease/exonuclease/phosphatase family protein codes for MPRPLRFLTYNVHSCFGTDRKLDPARIAAVISECRPDIIALQEVDVGRARSGGVDQAHMIATHLNMEAHFHPALHLKDERYGDAVLTALPMRLVKAGVLPSSGEPRGALWVEIELADVTLQVIVTHLGLRGSERVRQATTLLGPGWLGGIAQADSRVILAGDLNAIARSAAYKLLAAHMKDVQLQSNAKPRPTFPSRLPLLRLDHVFVGKGIGVGGCKVHSSALARVASDHLPILVELEIEPPAKGGARRAEQLHGNDATAVLR; via the coding sequence ATGCCTCGACCGCTACGTTTCCTGACTTACAACGTCCACAGCTGCTTCGGGACCGACCGAAAGCTCGACCCGGCGCGCATCGCCGCGGTCATCAGCGAATGCCGGCCCGACATCATCGCCCTGCAGGAGGTGGACGTCGGCCGTGCTCGCAGCGGCGGCGTGGACCAGGCGCATATGATCGCCACGCACCTCAACATGGAGGCGCATTTTCATCCCGCCCTTCACCTGAAAGACGAGCGGTACGGCGATGCGGTACTGACGGCCTTGCCGATGCGCCTGGTCAAGGCGGGCGTGCTGCCGTCGTCCGGAGAGCCGCGCGGTGCGCTCTGGGTGGAGATCGAGCTCGCTGACGTCACGCTTCAGGTCATCGTCACGCATCTCGGGCTGCGCGGTTCGGAACGGGTCCGTCAGGCAACGACCTTGCTCGGCCCCGGCTGGCTCGGCGGAATTGCGCAGGCGGACTCGCGGGTGATCCTGGCGGGCGACCTCAACGCCATTGCACGCTCGGCCGCCTACAAGCTGTTGGCCGCGCATATGAAGGACGTGCAACTCCAGTCGAATGCCAAGCCGCGCCCAACCTTCCCCTCCCGACTGCCGCTCCTGCGGCTCGATCACGTCTTCGTCGGCAAAGGGATAGGCGTGGGCGGGTGCAAGGTGCACAGCAGTGCGCTGGCGCGGGTCGCATCCGATCATCTCCCGATCCTGGTGGAGCTGGAAATCGAGCCGCCTGCCAAAGGAGGCGCGCGGAGGGC
- a CDS encoding lysylphosphatidylglycerol synthase domain-containing protein, with protein MPKKIIARLFIVAAIGVAAWLIYRTLRQYTFDEIVRSVLQIPLAHLLAGIAFVFLSYFCLTLFDTLAVRYVRQKLPYRHVALASFTSLSIGHNVGVAALSSGAVRYRFYSRWGLSVEQVAKIILFCGVTVGLGLMTLAGLCCLIMPGSVAQIIGLSESGALFLGITCLAGAIGYVTLSGFLRGSLRLFRWSFEMPPLTIAAGQVIVGTANFLCVSACLHQLVLAFGNAGFFETATAYVGANLTALVSHVPGGIGVLEATIAFLLGQSASIGALIAFRAIYFFLPLPLGLISLSIAELRRWDNARSLESKAKS; from the coding sequence ATGCCGAAGAAAATCATTGCCAGACTATTTATAGTCGCTGCCATTGGCGTCGCTGCCTGGCTGATCTACCGGACACTCCGCCAATATACGTTCGACGAAATCGTCCGCTCCGTCCTGCAGATCCCCCTTGCGCATCTGTTGGCGGGGATCGCCTTCGTGTTCCTCTCCTATTTCTGCCTGACGCTGTTCGACACGCTCGCGGTGCGCTATGTCCGTCAGAAGCTCCCCTATCGTCACGTGGCGCTCGCCTCCTTCACCAGCCTGTCGATCGGCCACAATGTCGGCGTCGCAGCCCTGAGCAGCGGGGCGGTGCGATACCGATTCTATTCACGCTGGGGATTGAGCGTCGAGCAGGTCGCGAAAATCATTCTCTTCTGCGGCGTCACCGTCGGCCTCGGGCTCATGACCCTTGCCGGTCTTTGTTGCCTGATCATGCCGGGGAGCGTCGCGCAAATCATCGGCTTATCGGAAAGCGGCGCTCTATTTCTCGGCATCACCTGCCTCGCCGGCGCGATCGGCTATGTGACGCTCTCCGGTTTCTTGCGCGGTTCGCTTCGCCTGTTCCGCTGGTCGTTCGAAATGCCGCCGCTCACGATTGCCGCCGGCCAGGTCATCGTCGGCACCGCCAACTTCCTTTGCGTCAGCGCCTGCCTGCACCAACTGGTGCTCGCGTTCGGAAACGCCGGCTTCTTCGAAACCGCGACGGCCTATGTCGGCGCCAATCTGACGGCGCTCGTCAGCCACGTCCCGGGCGGCATCGGTGTGCTAGAGGCAACGATTGCCTTTTTGCTCGGGCAGTCTGCGAGCATCGGCGCACTGATCGCTTTCAGGGCGATCTATTTTTTCCTGCCGCTGCCGCTCGGCTTAATTTCGCTGTCGATCGCGGAGTTGCGTCGCTGGGACAATGCAAGGAGCCTGGAAAGCAAGGCGAAAAGCTGA
- a CDS encoding phospholipase D-like domain-containing protein codes for MKWILFAVATDGKKSLAWKTAFTGSPPNRWRRARRPIIREAKNIWRSAPAERVSFLIDGAAYYACLDRVLEQAEEQVWITGWDFDPRIKLRPDDPDAEALGTKLERLVAQKPKLRIQILIWAMGPIYSGKSLRLFRRQEWASHSQIELRFASHRALRGSHHQKLVSIDDRIAFAGGMDLTARRWDTPDHLAENDLRRDPDGNAYDPVHDIQVLLEGEASRAIGDLCRSRWKSSVGEAISAPSSTAVAWPRGIEPVLTDCRIAIARTEPGFGKRRGRQEALRLSLDALRSARRHIYIENQYFASHRIGKLLGQRLQEPDGPEIIVVTTRSSHGFLERVVMGGNRDRLIRRLKQTDRHGRLRVVYPVVPAADGSEQEVIIHSKVVVIDQRFLRVGSSNFNHRSEGFDTECDVAVEAANEEQSAAIAGMRNALLAEHLDVEPSKVERMLQETGSLVAVVDGLSTGQRGLRAFDGIENQGATALVWATDIVDPHSPVRPFHRTRALLRRWVAQLFALLSRLLALSQRRNSAIDSEIKPSGSGRKK; via the coding sequence TTGAAATGGATTCTTTTTGCAGTCGCCACCGATGGGAAAAAAAGCTTGGCCTGGAAGACCGCTTTCACCGGAAGCCCGCCCAACCGATGGCGCCGGGCACGCCGACCGATCATCAGAGAAGCGAAGAATATCTGGCGCAGCGCGCCCGCCGAGCGGGTGTCCTTCCTCATCGACGGGGCCGCCTATTATGCCTGTCTCGATCGAGTGCTCGAACAGGCGGAAGAGCAGGTCTGGATCACCGGATGGGATTTCGATCCACGCATCAAGCTGCGTCCGGACGATCCGGACGCCGAGGCGCTCGGCACGAAGCTGGAGCGGTTGGTGGCGCAAAAGCCGAAGCTTAGAATTCAAATCCTGATTTGGGCGATGGGGCCGATCTATTCGGGAAAGTCGCTGCGGTTGTTTCGCAGGCAGGAATGGGCTTCGCATTCCCAGATCGAGCTTCGGTTCGCCAGCCACCGTGCACTGCGCGGCTCCCATCACCAGAAGCTCGTGTCGATCGACGACCGCATCGCTTTCGCCGGCGGCATGGATCTGACCGCGCGGCGCTGGGATACGCCGGATCATCTGGCCGAGAATGACCTGCGCCGCGATCCGGACGGAAATGCCTACGATCCGGTGCATGACATCCAGGTGCTGCTGGAAGGGGAGGCGAGCCGAGCGATCGGAGATCTCTGCCGCTCCCGCTGGAAGTCCTCGGTCGGCGAAGCCATAAGCGCTCCAAGTTCAACGGCGGTCGCATGGCCGCGCGGCATTGAGCCGGTTCTGACGGATTGCCGGATTGCCATCGCCCGCACCGAGCCGGGATTCGGCAAAAGACGGGGCCGACAGGAGGCGCTGCGGCTCAGTCTCGATGCTTTGCGCAGCGCCCGGCGCCACATCTACATCGAGAACCAGTATTTTGCCTCGCATCGGATCGGTAAGCTGCTGGGCCAGCGACTGCAGGAGCCCGACGGTCCGGAGATCATCGTCGTTACCACCCGCAGCTCGCATGGCTTTCTCGAAAGGGTGGTGATGGGCGGCAATCGCGACCGCCTCATCCGGCGGCTGAAGCAGACTGATCGCCATGGCAGGCTGCGGGTCGTCTACCCTGTCGTCCCGGCAGCGGACGGCTCGGAACAGGAGGTCATTATTCATTCCAAAGTGGTCGTTATCGACCAGCGGTTCCTCCGTGTCGGCTCATCGAACTTCAACCATCGCTCGGAAGGGTTCGACACGGAGTGCGACGTCGCCGTGGAGGCGGCGAACGAGGAGCAAAGTGCCGCGATCGCAGGCATGCGCAACGCGCTCCTGGCGGAGCATCTCGACGTCGAGCCGAGCAAGGTCGAACGGATGTTGCAGGAAACCGGTTCTCTCGTCGCCGTCGTCGACGGGCTGAGCACGGGTCAGCGCGGTCTGCGGGCTTTCGACGGGATCGAAAACCAGGGTGCGACGGCTCTTGTCTGGGCCACCGACATCGTCGATCCGCACAGTCCGGTCAGGCCCTTCCATCGTACCCGCGCCCTGCTCAGGCGCTGGGTCGCTCAGCTTTTCGCCTTGCTTTCCAGGCTCCTTGCATTGTCCCAGCGACGCAACTCCGCGATCGACAGCGAAATTAAGCCGAGCGGCAGCGGCAGGAAAAAATAG
- a CDS encoding malto-oligosyltrehalose synthase, protein MPLPNATYRLQFRNGMDFEKAVALIPHLAGLGISHLYASPIFSAVRGSTHGYDIVDFDEIDPVLGGLDGFRRLASELKAHGLGVILDIVPNHMAAHFENRWWHSVVEWGRSSGFAGHFDIDWRQPLTLPFLGGSFEEELAAGKIRPAFDRDRNCLAFSYHDALYPLNPGSYPVVLENCSPALDRLIAVANRAEPSDAAAFRAGIASAVEMPSVAAALDEHLQRVTADRPFLERLHQMQSWRLTSWITARDNLSYRRFFEIAGLVGLRVEDPAVFEATHRCALGLVEAGMVDGLRVDHIDGLADPEDYLHRLRERAGEHTYLIVEKILEASELLPENWPVDGTTGYEFISTLAELLTDEPSKLWNDGHRSATKMAVTACKLQVLRHNFNTEVKRLAGLAACLPDDDAPSTDDKRMAEAIRLLIAAMPVYRTYLSGRGASERDRQILGEIASQARAAAPEVGAEIATIVARLKSIDGCADRQLAAQFRTRFQQLSGAVMAKAVEDTFFYRRGDYLAANEVGAAADWTPRGVDRFHERMRERASKSPSGLSATSTHDTKRGEDARARLHVISEAPELWAAAVARWRDMNRARHQQGADAPEASVEQFLYQSLLGTWPLEPLSDPKDLAFLQERMSNFAVKALREAKLRTSWDSPDEQYEAAVTAFLRDMLDWRHREFLDDFEKTAKPFVHAGLINSLSQTLVKLTAPGIPDIYQDSERLDLSLVDPDNRRAFSPRPSLSELPQRPTIRDFEDCKQALIGLCLNYRRGRGAELLAKGGYLPLDVQGPAGRHAAAFMRCAQDGLSVTVVPRLVFRHLDGDSLFLPAGLWQDTHLLWPEDRAPTRLRNLATGETVEPRHSIPMRELLGSFPVAFLFPE, encoded by the coding sequence ATGCCTCTGCCCAACGCGACATACCGGCTGCAATTTCGAAACGGGATGGACTTCGAGAAGGCCGTTGCGTTGATCCCGCATCTCGCCGGGCTCGGCATCTCTCATCTTTATGCCTCGCCGATATTTTCCGCGGTTCGCGGCTCGACGCACGGCTACGACATCGTTGACTTCGACGAGATCGATCCCGTTTTGGGCGGCCTCGACGGATTTCGCCGGCTCGCCAGCGAGCTGAAAGCCCATGGGCTTGGGGTCATCCTGGACATCGTGCCGAACCACATGGCCGCGCATTTCGAGAACCGCTGGTGGCACAGCGTCGTCGAATGGGGCCGGTCGAGCGGCTTCGCCGGTCATTTCGACATCGACTGGCGGCAGCCGCTCACCCTGCCATTCCTGGGCGGGAGCTTCGAGGAGGAGCTCGCGGCTGGAAAGATACGGCCGGCATTCGACCGCGACCGGAACTGCCTGGCCTTCTCCTATCATGACGCGCTCTATCCTCTCAATCCGGGCTCCTATCCGGTCGTTCTTGAAAATTGCAGTCCCGCTCTCGACAGGCTTATCGCCGTCGCCAACAGAGCGGAACCGAGCGATGCGGCAGCCTTTCGCGCCGGGATAGCCTCGGCCGTGGAGATGCCCTCGGTCGCAGCCGCCCTGGACGAGCATCTCCAACGCGTCACCGCCGACAGGCCGTTCTTAGAGCGGCTGCACCAGATGCAATCCTGGCGGCTCACAAGCTGGATAACCGCACGGGACAATCTCAGCTACCGGAGGTTCTTCGAGATAGCCGGCCTAGTCGGGCTGCGCGTCGAAGATCCGGCCGTCTTCGAGGCCACCCATCGATGCGCCCTTGGTCTCGTCGAGGCCGGTATGGTCGATGGGCTCCGGGTGGATCACATCGACGGGCTTGCCGATCCCGAGGATTATCTTCATCGGCTGCGTGAGCGCGCCGGCGAGCACACATATCTCATCGTTGAGAAGATATTGGAAGCCAGCGAGCTACTGCCGGAGAACTGGCCGGTCGATGGTACCACCGGCTACGAGTTCATTTCGACTCTCGCCGAGCTCCTCACCGACGAGCCTTCCAAGCTTTGGAACGACGGCCACCGATCCGCGACGAAGATGGCCGTCACCGCATGCAAGCTCCAGGTGCTGCGCCACAATTTCAACACTGAAGTCAAAAGGCTCGCCGGACTTGCGGCTTGCCTGCCGGACGATGATGCTCCATCGACCGACGACAAACGGATGGCCGAGGCCATCCGTTTGTTGATCGCGGCGATGCCTGTCTACAGGACCTATCTCAGCGGTCGCGGCGCAAGCGAGCGCGACCGGCAGATACTCGGCGAGATCGCGTCCCAGGCGCGCGCTGCCGCACCGGAGGTCGGCGCTGAGATCGCTACGATCGTGGCTCGCCTGAAGTCGATTGACGGCTGCGCGGATCGACAACTGGCGGCCCAGTTCCGGACGCGCTTTCAACAGTTGAGCGGCGCCGTCATGGCCAAGGCGGTCGAGGATACGTTCTTCTATCGCCGAGGCGACTATCTCGCCGCGAACGAGGTGGGGGCTGCGGCCGACTGGACACCGCGTGGCGTCGACCGCTTTCATGAGAGGATGCGGGAGCGCGCCAGCAAAAGCCCCAGCGGCTTGTCGGCGACATCGACCCATGATACGAAGCGTGGCGAGGACGCACGTGCCCGGCTCCATGTGATCAGCGAGGCGCCAGAGCTCTGGGCCGCCGCAGTTGCCCGCTGGCGCGACATGAACCGCGCTCGCCATCAGCAGGGAGCCGACGCGCCGGAAGCATCGGTCGAGCAGTTCCTGTACCAGAGCCTGCTCGGCACCTGGCCCCTCGAGCCGCTGAGTGACCCTAAGGATCTCGCCTTCTTGCAAGAGCGCATGTCGAACTTTGCCGTAAAGGCGCTCCGCGAGGCCAAACTGAGGACGAGCTGGGACTCGCCCGACGAGCAATATGAAGCGGCGGTCACCGCATTTCTGCGCGACATGCTCGATTGGCGGCACCGAGAGTTTCTCGACGACTTCGAGAAAACGGCCAAACCGTTTGTCCATGCCGGGCTGATCAACAGCCTTTCGCAAACGCTGGTGAAACTGACTGCGCCGGGCATTCCGGACATTTATCAAGACAGCGAGCGCCTCGATCTCTCGCTGGTCGATCCCGACAACCGCCGCGCTTTCTCACCGCGGCCCTCGCTGTCCGAACTGCCGCAACGGCCGACGATCCGCGACTTCGAAGACTGCAAGCAGGCCCTGATCGGGCTTTGCCTGAACTATCGCCGCGGCAGGGGTGCGGAGCTCCTGGCGAAGGGCGGATATCTCCCCCTGGACGTCCAAGGCCCCGCCGGCCGACACGCGGCTGCCTTCATGCGCTGCGCGCAGGATGGTCTTTCCGTCACCGTGGTCCCGCGGCTTGTCTTCCGCCACCTTGATGGGGACAGCCTGTTCCTGCCCGCCGGCCTTTGGCAAGACACCCATCTCCTCTGGCCCGAAGACCGTGCGCCCACACGATTGCGGAACCTCGCAACCGGTGAAACCGTCGAGCCTCGGCACAGCATCCCAATGAGGGAACTTCTCGGCAGCTTCCCCGTCGCGTTCCTCTTTCCGGAATGA
- a CDS encoding carbon-nitrogen hydrolase family protein has translation MAGKSLRVAMAQVTNDVDVDALFASAAARGADIVVFPEMFSNGYSRFDPEDEAARRAWIEAAVPIDGSYVERFRQAARSNGLAVVATFLECGDPKPFNSAVLIDSNGDVLLHQRKRHICFFDIPEEACAAGESSRVARLSTAAGEVAIGITICMDREFPDVASDLVRDGAELILVPNSCPLVDDPAIGDVRVAGVRALAFQSVLGVAVANYPAPKDDGRSFAVDPLGKVLATSGPQPELVLADFDLDRIKALQKQDWFRRVR, from the coding sequence TTGGCAGGCAAGTCCCTTCGTGTCGCGATGGCGCAGGTGACGAATGATGTGGATGTCGACGCACTCTTCGCGTCGGCAGCCGCAAGAGGCGCCGACATCGTCGTCTTTCCGGAAATGTTTTCCAACGGGTACAGCCGCTTCGATCCGGAAGACGAGGCCGCCCGGCGGGCTTGGATCGAAGCGGCGGTGCCGATCGACGGCTCCTATGTGGAGCGTTTCCGGCAGGCGGCGCGCAGCAACGGCCTGGCGGTCGTGGCGACCTTTCTCGAGTGCGGCGACCCTAAGCCTTTCAACTCGGCCGTCCTGATCGACAGCAATGGCGACGTGCTCCTCCACCAGAGGAAGCGGCACATCTGCTTTTTCGACATTCCGGAAGAGGCCTGCGCCGCCGGCGAGAGCTCGAGGGTAGCCCGGCTTAGTACGGCTGCCGGAGAGGTCGCTATCGGCATCACGATCTGCATGGATCGGGAGTTTCCGGACGTCGCTTCGGACCTCGTGCGAGACGGCGCCGAGCTCATTCTCGTTCCGAACAGCTGTCCGCTGGTCGACGATCCGGCGATCGGGGACGTGCGCGTCGCAGGGGTGCGGGCGTTAGCTTTCCAGTCCGTCCTTGGCGTGGCCGTAGCGAACTATCCGGCGCCCAAGGATGACGGGCGGTCATTTGCCGTCGATCCGTTGGGCAAGGTCCTCGCCACGAGCGGACCGCAGCCGGAGCTCGTACTCGCCGACTTCGATCTGGACCGGATCAAGGCCCTGCAGAAGCAGGACTGGTTCCGCCGGGTTCGCTGA
- a CDS encoding MFS transporter, producing the protein MTDIATSIDASLVADATDERSEPAWAGVISLALGVFGLVTAEFLPASILTPMAADLGISDGTAGQTVTATAVVGAIAAPTIAIVTRGFDRRLVLWGFTLALILSSLLAAFATNLTMLLAARVILGIGLGGFWSMMAAIALRLVPMRLVPRAMSIIFTGVSLATVCAAPLGAYIGDLWGWRVTFLVAAALGAVTLLVQMASVPRLPPQSAPSLKLLFDLLRRPSISIGIVTVLLFVSGHFAGFTYVRPFLERVPALGIEAISLILLAYGVGGFFGNLAGGLIIERSITAAVSLGTLLIAAMALALVVFGSNDLVSAGAVTLWGFAFGALPVAVQTWMVRAAPDHAESTGGLIVATFQVAIAGGAVLGGLFVDGLGPLGAISYCAAATLASALFVLATRRSIGV; encoded by the coding sequence ATGACAGACATAGCGACAAGCATCGATGCGTCCCTTGTGGCGGATGCGACCGACGAACGCAGCGAGCCGGCCTGGGCCGGCGTCATTTCACTGGCGCTCGGCGTGTTCGGACTCGTGACCGCAGAGTTCCTGCCTGCGAGCATCCTGACCCCGATGGCGGCCGATCTCGGCATCAGCGACGGCACGGCGGGACAGACGGTCACGGCGACCGCCGTTGTCGGCGCCATCGCAGCACCAACCATCGCGATCGTCACCCGCGGCTTCGATCGCCGGCTTGTTCTGTGGGGCTTCACCCTTGCCCTGATCCTCTCCAGCCTGCTGGCGGCATTCGCCACCAATCTCACCATGCTGCTTGCCGCTCGGGTCATCCTCGGGATCGGGCTTGGCGGCTTCTGGTCGATGATGGCGGCGATTGCGCTGCGCCTCGTACCGATGCGTCTCGTGCCGCGCGCCATGTCGATCATCTTCACCGGCGTCTCGCTCGCGACGGTCTGCGCCGCGCCCCTCGGCGCCTATATCGGCGACCTCTGGGGCTGGCGCGTCACCTTCCTGGTAGCGGCAGCACTTGGCGCCGTCACCCTGCTCGTGCAGATGGCAAGCGTGCCGCGGCTGCCGCCGCAATCGGCGCCGAGCCTCAAGCTCCTGTTCGACCTCTTGCGCCGGCCGAGCATCAGCATCGGTATCGTGACCGTCCTGCTCTTCGTCTCCGGTCACTTCGCCGGCTTCACCTATGTGCGCCCTTTCCTGGAAAGAGTGCCTGCCCTTGGCATCGAGGCGATCTCGCTGATCCTGCTCGCCTACGGCGTTGGCGGCTTCTTCGGCAATCTTGCAGGCGGCCTGATCATCGAGCGCAGCATCACGGCCGCCGTCAGCCTCGGCACCCTTCTCATCGCGGCCATGGCGCTGGCATTAGTGGTCTTCGGTTCGAATGACCTCGTTTCGGCCGGCGCGGTGACCCTCTGGGGTTTCGCCTTCGGGGCCTTGCCGGTGGCCGTCCAGACCTGGATGGTGCGTGCCGCGCCGGACCATGCGGAGAGCACTGGCGGTCTGATCGTCGCGACCTTTCAGGTGGCGATTGCCGGCGGAGCCGTTCTGGGTGGTCTCTTCGTCGACGGCCTCGGACCGCTTGGCGCCATCAGCTATTGTGCCGCCGCAACGCTTGCCAGCGCGCTCTTTGTTCTGGCCACGAGGCGCAGCATAGGGGTCTGA
- a CDS encoding AraC family transcriptional regulator — protein sequence MLDHSSKFPAATADDSLTEMLRGLRLDGVDYGRCELAAPWGIRFPPQEAARFHFICGACWLRVPGGEWIELKRGDAVLLPRGIEHALASAPGEPLSPLEAYSVREVCHCVYDVCGGGRGETTILFCGSLTFNVDAMHPLLRMMPDVMRIDALTASEPAIPHLLDAMAREVGASRVGSGGVLARLADVLAALIIRSWVEHGCGDTSGWMAAVRHPAIGRVIAAIHLDPEKNWTVDLLAKVMGASRSGFAQQFHSVVGETPARYLTQVRMHQARQWLSRDRMRISVAARRLGYDSEAAFSRAFKRVIGVPPSHYRGAEEPKIGIGSDR from the coding sequence ATGCTTGATCATTCGTCCAAATTTCCGGCCGCAACCGCGGACGATTCCCTCACGGAGATGCTACGAGGCCTGCGCCTCGACGGCGTCGATTACGGCCGCTGCGAATTGGCGGCGCCCTGGGGAATCCGTTTCCCGCCACAGGAGGCGGCGCGGTTCCACTTCATCTGCGGCGCCTGCTGGCTGCGTGTTCCGGGTGGTGAGTGGATCGAATTGAAACGCGGCGACGCGGTGCTGCTGCCGCGCGGGATCGAACATGCGCTGGCGAGCGCGCCGGGTGAGCCTCTATCGCCGCTCGAAGCCTATTCCGTCCGCGAGGTCTGCCACTGCGTTTACGACGTCTGCGGAGGCGGGCGGGGCGAGACGACGATCCTGTTCTGCGGCAGCCTGACATTCAACGTCGATGCCATGCACCCCCTCTTGCGCATGATGCCCGACGTGATGCGCATCGATGCGCTGACCGCCAGCGAGCCGGCGATCCCGCACCTGCTCGACGCGATGGCGCGTGAAGTGGGTGCAAGCCGCGTCGGCTCGGGCGGCGTGCTGGCGCGCCTCGCCGATGTGCTCGCCGCCCTGATCATCCGCTCCTGGGTGGAGCACGGATGCGGCGACACGAGCGGCTGGATGGCCGCGGTCCGCCATCCGGCCATCGGCCGCGTCATCGCCGCCATTCATCTCGATCCCGAAAAGAATTGGACGGTGGATTTGCTCGCCAAGGTGATGGGCGCCTCGCGATCCGGCTTTGCCCAGCAGTTCCATTCCGTGGTCGGCGAAACGCCGGCGCGCTACCTGACGCAGGTGCGCATGCATCAGGCGCGGCAGTGGCTCAGCCGCGATCGGATGCGGATCTCGGTGGCGGCGCGGCGCTTGGGCTATGACTCGGAGGCGGCTTTCAGCCGCGCTTTCAAGCGCGTCATCGGCGTTCCGCCCAGCCACTATCGCGGCGCCGAGGAGCCCAAGATCGGTATCGGAAGCGACCGGTAA
- the derI gene encoding D-erythrulose-4-phosphate isomerase, with translation MKIVIGADSAGKPLLDVIAAHLAARSDVEIKDLSQAGYYADLSEQVAKTITAGENDRGILICGTGIGVCISANKVPGIRAALTHDTYSAERAAKSNNAQIITMGARVIGPELAKSIVDTWLASEFDPHGPSAGNVQAIDRLDAGK, from the coding sequence ATGAAAATCGTGATCGGAGCCGATAGTGCAGGCAAGCCGTTGCTCGACGTCATCGCCGCGCATCTCGCCGCGCGGAGTGACGTCGAGATCAAGGATCTGAGCCAGGCGGGTTACTACGCGGACCTGTCGGAGCAAGTCGCAAAGACGATCACGGCCGGCGAGAACGACCGCGGCATCCTGATCTGCGGCACCGGCATCGGCGTCTGCATCTCCGCCAACAAGGTGCCCGGCATTCGAGCGGCACTTACCCACGACACCTATTCGGCCGAGCGCGCGGCGAAGTCCAACAACGCGCAGATCATCACCATGGGGGCGCGGGTGATCGGCCCGGAGCTGGCGAAATCGATCGTCGATACCTGGCTCGCCTCCGAATTCGATCCGCACGGCCCTTCGGCCGGCAATGTCCAGGCAATCGATCGCCTCGACGCCGGTAAATAG
- a CDS encoding triose-phosphate isomerase, with protein sequence MSKSRLWVGTSWKMNKTLAEALTFADGLAAADAERDLRIQRFVIPPFTTVREVKQRLKATSVKVGAQNMHWEDAGAWTGEISPLMLKDCGLDLVELGHSERREHFGETDRTVGLKTAAAVRHGLVPLICIGETLTEREAGEADAVLKRQVEGAFAFLDGDAKRASILLAYEPVWAIGVNGIPATADYADARHRRIAEVAEAALGVAVPVLYGGSVNPGNCEELMAQPYIDGLFIGRSAWEVGGYLDILKRVAGAI encoded by the coding sequence ATGAGCAAATCGCGGCTCTGGGTCGGCACCAGTTGGAAGATGAACAAGACGCTTGCGGAGGCGCTGACCTTCGCCGATGGCCTGGCGGCGGCCGACGCGGAGCGCGACCTGCGCATCCAGCGTTTCGTTATTCCGCCCTTTACCACGGTCCGCGAGGTCAAGCAGCGACTGAAGGCGACGAGCGTCAAGGTCGGCGCGCAGAACATGCATTGGGAGGATGCCGGCGCCTGGACCGGCGAGATTTCTCCTTTAATGCTGAAGGATTGCGGCCTCGATCTCGTCGAACTCGGTCACAGCGAGCGCCGCGAACACTTCGGCGAGACCGATCGCACCGTCGGTCTCAAGACGGCGGCGGCCGTCAGGCACGGTCTCGTTCCGCTGATCTGCATCGGCGAGACGCTCACTGAGCGGGAGGCGGGCGAGGCGGATGCGGTCTTGAAGCGTCAGGTGGAAGGAGCGTTCGCCTTCCTTGATGGTGACGCGAAGCGGGCGTCGATCCTGCTGGCCTACGAGCCCGTCTGGGCGATCGGCGTCAACGGCATCCCGGCGACCGCCGATTATGCCGACGCCCGCCACAGGCGGATTGCCGAGGTGGCCGAGGCCGCGCTCGGCGTCGCTGTGCCGGTGCTCTACGGCGGCAGCGTCAATCCCGGCAACTGCGAGGAACTGATGGCCCAGCCCTATATCGACGGCCTCTTCATCGGCCGCTCCGCCTGGGAGGTCGGTGGCTATCTCGACATTCTGAAGCGTGTCGCCGGCGCGATCTGA